A part of Larkinella insperata genomic DNA contains:
- a CDS encoding ABC1 kinase family protein, whose amino-acid sequence MKTQNHIPTSKVARASQFVKAGVKVGGNYLKHYGKKLLDPELTKEELHQDNATDIYKALSELKGSALKMAQMLSMDRSILPRAYIDQFAMSQYSAPPLSGPLVVKLFRTYFGKTPQQIYEQFDMNAVNAASIGQVHQAWKDGKKLAVKVQYPGVADSVSSDLRIAKPLAIRLLNLNEKDINRYMGEVESKLLEETDYELELNRSIYISERCSSIPNLVFPTYYPELSSKRILTMDWLDGFHLKDFLKTNPSQEIRDRIGQSLWDFYNFQIHDLRQVHADPHPGNFLMRADGTMGVIDFGCVKVIPDFFYDNYFRLINFDTLDDNRATMEIFQNLEFIVAEDSPKERAFFADLFKKMIVLLGKPFATQTFDFGDNTYFDTVYAFAEDLANVDELKNSKVARGSQHGLYINRTYFGLYSMLNELKAKVVTNKPDWLVSKKLRLEMQKAG is encoded by the coding sequence ATGAAGACGCAAAACCATATTCCGACCAGCAAAGTGGCCCGGGCTAGTCAGTTTGTCAAAGCAGGGGTGAAGGTGGGCGGAAATTACCTGAAGCATTACGGAAAAAAACTGCTGGACCCGGAATTAACTAAGGAGGAACTCCACCAGGATAATGCGACGGATATTTACAAGGCGCTGAGCGAATTGAAAGGGAGCGCCCTGAAAATGGCGCAGATGCTGAGCATGGACCGCAGCATACTGCCCCGGGCTTACATTGATCAGTTTGCCATGTCGCAGTATTCGGCTCCGCCGTTGTCGGGACCGCTGGTAGTCAAGCTGTTCCGTACGTATTTTGGCAAAACTCCGCAGCAGATTTACGAGCAGTTCGACATGAATGCCGTTAACGCGGCTTCCATCGGGCAGGTCCACCAGGCCTGGAAAGATGGCAAGAAGCTGGCCGTGAAGGTGCAGTACCCTGGCGTGGCCGACAGCGTCAGTTCCGATTTGCGAATTGCCAAACCGCTGGCCATCCGGTTGCTGAATCTGAACGAAAAGGACATCAACCGCTACATGGGCGAGGTGGAGTCGAAGCTGCTGGAAGAAACCGACTATGAACTCGAGCTGAACCGCTCGATTTATATTTCGGAGCGGTGTTCGTCCATTCCCAACCTGGTTTTCCCGACGTATTACCCGGAATTGTCGAGCAAGCGCATTCTGACGATGGATTGGCTGGACGGTTTTCACCTGAAAGACTTTCTGAAAACCAACCCGTCGCAGGAGATCCGAGACCGCATTGGACAGTCGTTGTGGGACTTTTACAACTTCCAGATTCACGACCTGCGGCAGGTTCACGCCGACCCGCATCCCGGCAATTTTCTGATGCGTGCGGACGGGACGATGGGCGTCATTGACTTCGGCTGCGTAAAGGTGATTCCGGACTTTTTCTACGACAACTACTTCCGGCTTATTAATTTCGATACACTTGATGACAACCGGGCCACGATGGAGATTTTCCAGAACCTGGAGTTTATTGTTGCCGAAGATTCGCCGAAAGAAAGGGCGTTTTTTGCCGATCTGTTCAAGAAAATGATTGTTCTGCTCGGCAAGCCGTTTGCCACCCAGACGTTTGATTTTGGCGATAACACCTATTTCGATACGGTGTATGCCTTTGCGGAGGATCTGGCCAACGTCGATGAGTTGAAAAATTCGAAAGTTGCCCGCGGCTCGCAGCATGGTTTGTACATCAACCGGACCTATTTTGGTCTTTATTCGATGCTGAATGAGTTGAAAGCCAAGGTAGTGACAAACAAACCGGACTGGCTGGTTTCGAAAAAGCTGCGGTTGGAAATGCAAAAGGCGGGGTAA
- a CDS encoding TetR/AcrR family transcriptional regulator, giving the protein MEKQEKIRKAYAEFVLENGAPPTSVFQFAKKLKVSEADFYQEYTSFESIEADIWLSFFRQALDTLEADPVYQTYSVREKLLAFYYTWIEALRAQRSFAVFSYNRLREATASMSPVAKVRMNRQAPRLLQPFKEAFYDYVRDLLAEGRESKEVEPRPYLADRYADGLWTQTLFILRFWINDVSKNFEKTDTAIEKSVNTAFDLIGRSPLDSLFDLAKFIYHNR; this is encoded by the coding sequence ATGGAGAAACAGGAAAAAATCCGGAAAGCCTACGCCGAATTCGTGCTGGAAAACGGAGCCCCACCGACGAGTGTTTTTCAATTTGCCAAGAAGTTAAAGGTCTCTGAAGCAGATTTTTACCAGGAGTATACTTCCTTCGAATCCATTGAAGCCGACATCTGGCTGAGCTTTTTCAGGCAGGCGCTCGACACGCTCGAAGCGGATCCGGTTTACCAGACCTATTCCGTTCGCGAAAAGCTTCTGGCCTTTTACTATACCTGGATTGAGGCATTGAGAGCGCAGCGCAGTTTTGCGGTCTTTAGCTACAACCGTCTGCGTGAAGCAACCGCTTCTATGTCTCCCGTGGCCAAAGTTCGGATGAACCGGCAAGCACCCCGCCTGTTGCAGCCGTTCAAAGAAGCCTTTTACGATTACGTTCGTGACTTACTGGCCGAAGGTCGGGAAAGCAAGGAAGTGGAACCACGGCCTTACCTGGCCGACCGGTACGCCGACGGCTTGTGGACGCAGACCCTGTTTATTCTCCGTTTCTGGATCAACGATGTCAGCAAGAATTTTGAGAAGACCGATACGGCGATTGAAAAGTCGGTTAACACCGCATTCGACCTGATCGGCCGCTCCCCGCTGGATTCACTATTTGATCTGGCCAAATTTATTTATCACAACCGGTAA
- a CDS encoding YajQ family cyclic di-GMP-binding protein — translation MASFDIVSKVDMQTLDNAINVAIKEIANRYDLRNSKTSVDLNKKDLNVRIETDNDMSLKSVEDILLARMVKQGVDGRSLDFSAEPQPSGNRLRRELKVRQGLDKDQQRKILKLIKDSFPKITAQAMDDQVRVTSKKIDDLQAVIAMLRRSELDVSLQFVNMKS, via the coding sequence ATGGCTTCTTTCGATATAGTCAGCAAAGTGGACATGCAAACCCTGGACAACGCCATTAATGTCGCCATCAAGGAAATTGCGAATCGTTATGATTTGCGCAACAGCAAAACCAGCGTTGACCTGAACAAAAAAGACCTGAACGTACGGATCGAAACCGATAACGACATGAGCTTGAAGTCGGTGGAGGATATTTTGCTGGCCCGGATGGTCAAGCAGGGCGTTGACGGACGCAGCCTGGATTTTTCGGCCGAACCCCAGCCTTCGGGAAACCGGCTCCGTCGCGAGTTGAAAGTTCGGCAGGGGCTCGACAAAGACCAGCAGCGCAAGATTCTCAAACTGATCAAAGACAGCTTCCCTAAGATAACGGCTCAGGCCATGGACGACCAGGTCCGGGTAACGAGCAAAAAAATTGATGACCTCCAGGCCGTTATTGCCATGCTCCGCCGGTCCGAACTGGATGTTTCGCTGCAATTTGTAAACATGAAAAGCTAA
- a CDS encoding ComEC/Rec2 family competence protein encodes MLRWNAFPFVRYVLALMGGILAYLQFPQSGHFVVLYLFVVTNVFLISFLWKRKPFAIIKGVSGLLILSGMGWLVTALHTAANAPTNLIHLQQPVRAYRAVVSSQAENRAKTFRLELEVKTVLTDSAWQPASGRLIVYLDKTVPKKPRYGDLWLVRGAPRTIDPPLNPGEFNYKRHLANRGIYHQQYLRSTDRVVVGYHPENRLTALAYGVNDWADSVFTGHLGRGPEFAIVKAMILGVRDGIDTDLQQAYSAAGAVHVLSVSGLHVGVLFAALSFALAFLKRNRHGKFLFAVLMLGLLWFYALMTGFSAPVLRSAFMFSLLLIGQTIGRANNPLNTLAASAFLILLIDPYALMTAGFQLSYLAVCGLILWHRSLYQSYTFRYRWSDWLWQLTAVALVAQLLTFPLGVFYFHQFPTYFWLANPVVIPLSSLVLILAMGVLVVGWIPYVGFGVGKLLFGSMWLLNQAILWTEKLPFSMVKPLMLTAWELLVLYGVILFGIAWLVSREGRYGRVMVVSMLLLTASVGWTTLHRKKQRLLIVHFVPHTSAISLVEGGSAVFLTREAFNDTSREVTFYVRNTWDSLGVSRITYAQPDRMPRRIPFFQNPAVALLSWQGKSVVIVNRIPKREPWRLPAVVDVAIVSRNAVQSWSDLKGRLAARRIIFDDSNKTPLTDRLLAEARQRGIPCHSVRQQGAFVLNF; translated from the coding sequence ATGCTCCGCTGGAACGCATTTCCGTTTGTTCGCTACGTGCTTGCCCTGATGGGCGGTATTCTGGCGTATCTTCAATTTCCACAGTCAGGACATTTTGTAGTCTTATATTTGTTTGTCGTCACAAATGTATTTTTGATTTCCTTTTTGTGGAAAAGAAAACCGTTCGCGATTATAAAGGGTGTAAGTGGCTTGCTGATCCTGAGTGGAATGGGCTGGCTGGTTACGGCGTTGCACACGGCGGCTAACGCGCCAACCAATTTGATTCACCTTCAGCAACCGGTCCGGGCTTACCGGGCGGTAGTCAGTTCGCAGGCCGAAAACCGGGCGAAGACCTTCCGGCTGGAACTGGAGGTGAAGACCGTGCTGACCGACAGCGCCTGGCAACCGGCGAGCGGTCGGCTGATCGTCTACCTCGACAAGACGGTTCCTAAAAAGCCACGGTACGGCGACCTCTGGCTCGTTCGGGGGGCGCCCCGAACCATTGACCCTCCTCTGAACCCGGGCGAATTTAATTACAAACGGCACCTGGCTAACCGGGGCATTTACCACCAGCAATACCTGCGATCAACGGACCGCGTGGTGGTGGGGTATCACCCCGAAAACCGGCTAACGGCGCTGGCTTACGGGGTCAACGACTGGGCCGACAGCGTTTTTACCGGTCACCTGGGGCGCGGGCCGGAGTTCGCCATCGTCAAAGCCATGATCTTGGGCGTCCGCGACGGGATTGATACCGACCTGCAGCAGGCGTATTCAGCCGCGGGAGCGGTGCACGTTTTATCCGTTTCGGGACTGCACGTAGGCGTTTTGTTTGCGGCCCTGAGTTTTGCGCTGGCTTTCCTGAAGCGAAACCGCCACGGAAAGTTTCTGTTCGCGGTTCTGATGCTGGGGCTACTCTGGTTTTATGCGCTGATGACCGGTTTTTCGGCCCCGGTGCTGCGCTCGGCCTTCATGTTTTCGCTGCTGCTGATCGGGCAAACCATCGGCCGGGCCAACAACCCGTTGAATACCCTGGCGGCATCCGCGTTCCTGATACTGCTGATCGATCCGTACGCCCTTATGACCGCCGGTTTCCAGCTTTCGTACTTGGCCGTGTGCGGTCTGATCCTCTGGCACCGCAGCCTTTATCAGAGCTACACCTTCCGCTACCGCTGGTCCGACTGGCTTTGGCAACTCACGGCCGTAGCCCTGGTGGCCCAGTTGCTGACGTTTCCGTTGGGCGTCTTTTACTTTCACCAGTTTCCGACCTACTTCTGGCTAGCCAATCCGGTGGTGATTCCGCTTTCTTCGCTGGTGCTGATTCTGGCGATGGGCGTGCTGGTGGTGGGGTGGATCCCGTACGTGGGTTTCGGGGTCGGAAAACTGCTGTTCGGTTCGATGTGGCTCCTGAACCAAGCCATTTTATGGACGGAAAAGTTGCCGTTTTCGATGGTCAAACCCCTTATGCTAACCGCCTGGGAGCTTCTGGTGCTGTACGGGGTTATCCTGTTCGGGATTGCCTGGCTGGTCAGCCGGGAAGGGCGGTATGGCCGGGTCATGGTAGTCAGTATGCTATTGTTAACCGCATCGGTCGGCTGGACCACCCTGCACCGTAAAAAACAGCGGTTGCTTATCGTGCATTTTGTCCCGCACACGTCGGCCATTAGTCTGGTTGAGGGCGGATCGGCGGTTTTTCTGACCCGGGAAGCGTTCAACGACACCAGCCGGGAAGTGACTTTCTACGTCCGCAACACCTGGGACAGTCTGGGGGTGAGCCGGATCACCTACGCGCAGCCGGACCGGATGCCCCGGAGGATTCCGTTCTTCCAAAACCCGGCCGTGGCGTTGCTCTCGTGGCAGGGAAAAAGCGTAGTGATTGTCAACCGGATCCCGAAGCGGGAGCCCTGGCGCCTGCCAGCGGTGGTGGATGTGGCCATCGTCAGCCGCAATGCCGTCCAGTCGTGGAGCGACCTGAAAGGACGCCTGGCCGCCCGGCGCATCATTTTTGACGACTCCAACAAAACTCCGCTGACGGATCGGTTGCTGGCCGAAGCCCGCCAACGAGGTATCCCGTGTCATTCCGTCCGGCAGCAGGGCGCTTTCGTGCTCAACTTCTGA
- a CDS encoding GNAT family N-acetyltransferase produces MIEVIQINNPTAMQQVFAIREEVFVREQNVPAEDEYDEFESISRHFMALCDGTPCGTARWRKTSNGIKLERFAVRAPFRGKGVGQALVQAVLDDVFSQQPEPIESVYLNSQVTAMPLYAKFGFKAVGPMFDECGIQHYKMVLPPSSFPA; encoded by the coding sequence ATGATTGAAGTTATTCAAATAAACAACCCGACTGCAATGCAGCAGGTCTTTGCCATTCGCGAGGAGGTGTTTGTTCGGGAACAGAACGTACCGGCCGAAGATGAGTACGATGAGTTCGAGTCGATAAGCCGTCATTTTATGGCCCTTTGCGACGGAACACCCTGCGGAACGGCCCGGTGGCGCAAAACCTCGAACGGCATCAAGCTGGAACGGTTTGCCGTGCGCGCCCCGTTTCGCGGAAAAGGAGTCGGGCAGGCGCTGGTGCAGGCCGTGCTCGACGATGTGTTCAGCCAGCAGCCGGAACCCATCGAATCCGTTTACCTGAATTCGCAGGTCACCGCCATGCCGCTGTACGCCAAATTTGGTTTCAAAGCCGTCGGACCGATGTTTGACGAGTGCGGCATTCAGCACTACAAGATGGTTTTACCACCTTCTTCATTTCCTGCCTGA
- a CDS encoding M43 family zinc metalloprotease — MNGLKNNPLLAALGLWLSFGLLEARAQTPGLPQRCGIEQREKILQQRDPQRLARRQKLNEQIQEVISHQKNKPNSARISEVIYRIPVVVHVVHNNSSGFIGGANNPNISDEQIASQIRVLNEDYRRLPNTRGFNTDPIGADTGIEFYLAGVDPDGFQTTGITRNYSDKTSFNVYDGNSGDDVLLSEIAYWPSDKYLNIWVTTLRNDYLGYSQFPEADNIPGLNPQENERTDGVIIDYRYFGSDIGAVTSSIYRYGRTTTHEVGHWLGLIHTWGDTYCGDDYCDDTPPTAEANQSTQCVDQYSNCRGTRTRNLIENYLDYTPDACMNLFTLDQKARMRAVIETSTRRQRLVRSTETLPQTETLTVTVSPNPISNASALTVKVLLTGFQTFQVDLIDPAGRIIRTQQFKDYPSSSIAFPVHTLIPGIYFVKVHTDKETVGKRLLIH; from the coding sequence ATGAACGGGCTGAAAAATAACCCCCTGCTTGCTGCACTGGGGCTCTGGCTTAGTTTTGGGCTGCTGGAAGCCCGGGCCCAAACGCCCGGGCTTCCCCAGCGTTGTGGCATTGAGCAGCGGGAGAAAATCCTCCAGCAACGCGATCCGCAACGGCTCGCCAGGCGCCAAAAGCTTAACGAACAGATTCAGGAGGTTATCAGCCACCAGAAAAACAAACCCAATTCGGCCCGGATCAGCGAAGTGATTTACCGCATCCCGGTGGTGGTGCACGTAGTGCATAACAACTCGTCGGGCTTCATTGGCGGGGCGAATAACCCCAACATTTCCGATGAGCAGATTGCTTCCCAGATCCGGGTTCTGAACGAAGACTACCGCCGGTTGCCCAATACCCGGGGATTTAACACCGATCCCATCGGCGCCGATACGGGAATTGAATTTTACCTGGCCGGCGTGGACCCCGACGGTTTTCAAACCACCGGTATTACCCGGAATTATTCGGATAAAACCAGTTTTAACGTGTACGATGGCAACAGCGGGGACGATGTGCTGCTCTCCGAAATTGCCTACTGGCCCAGCGACAAGTACCTGAACATCTGGGTAACGACGCTGCGAAACGATTACCTGGGCTATTCCCAGTTCCCGGAAGCCGACAACATTCCCGGTTTGAATCCGCAGGAAAACGAGCGGACGGACGGGGTCATTATCGACTACCGTTATTTTGGCAGCGACATCGGCGCGGTAACCAGCTCCATCTACCGGTATGGGCGGACAACCACGCACGAGGTTGGGCACTGGCTGGGGTTGATCCACACTTGGGGCGACACCTACTGCGGGGATGACTATTGCGACGATACGCCACCAACCGCCGAAGCCAACCAATCCACCCAATGTGTGGATCAGTATTCGAATTGCCGCGGCACCCGCACCCGCAACCTGATCGAGAATTACCTCGATTATACGCCTGACGCCTGCATGAACCTGTTTACGCTGGACCAAAAGGCGCGGATGCGGGCCGTGATTGAAACCAGCACCCGGCGGCAGCGGCTGGTGCGGTCGACGGAAACGTTGCCACAGACCGAAACACTGACCGTTACCGTGTCGCCGAACCCGATCAGTAATGCATCGGCATTGACGGTGAAGGTTTTACTGACCGGCTTTCAAACGTTTCAGGTTGATCTGATCGACCCGGCCGGACGGATCATCCGCACGCAGCAGTTTAAAGACTACCCAAGTTCTTCCATTGCCTTCCCGGTGCACACGCTGATTCCGGGTATTTATTTTGTGAAAGTGCATACCGATAAAGAAACTGTTGGAAAACGGTTGCTGATTCATTAG
- a CDS encoding PhoH family protein, with amino-acid sequence MVEKVITLDNVSLIDFLGVENNNIKEVAAAFPMSKIISRGNEIRIKGTTPEISRITDILDSLIEHYQRYGKLTHENVKSFLKNTERDPAAVVQPDDNVLVYGTKGVIVRAKTANQQRLVDASEKFDLVFAIGPAGTGKTYTAVAIAVRALKNKEVKKIIITRPAVEAGENLGFLPGDLKEKIDPYLRPIYDALDDMIPAEKLKTYIENRTIEIAPLAYMRGRTLNNAFILLDEAQNTTPMQMKMFLTRMGPNSKAMITGDRSQIDLPKNQRSGLIEAVDLLRDIKGIECVVLDGSDVVRHRLVKEIITAYERAEK; translated from the coding sequence TTGGTAGAAAAAGTAATAACGCTTGACAATGTTTCGCTCATCGACTTTCTGGGCGTTGAAAACAACAATATTAAGGAAGTTGCGGCCGCCTTTCCGATGAGCAAGATAATTTCCCGTGGTAACGAAATCCGCATTAAAGGAACGACCCCGGAAATTTCCCGCATTACTGACATTCTGGATTCGCTCATTGAGCACTACCAGCGGTACGGCAAGTTAACCCACGAAAACGTAAAAAGCTTTCTGAAAAATACGGAACGCGATCCGGCCGCAGTTGTGCAACCGGATGACAATGTGCTGGTTTACGGCACCAAAGGCGTGATTGTCCGGGCCAAAACCGCCAATCAGCAACGGCTGGTGGACGCGTCCGAAAAGTTTGATCTGGTGTTTGCGATTGGTCCGGCCGGAACGGGGAAAACCTACACGGCGGTGGCCATTGCGGTGCGGGCCCTGAAAAACAAGGAAGTTAAAAAAATCATCATAACCCGTCCGGCCGTTGAAGCCGGTGAAAACCTCGGCTTTTTGCCCGGCGATCTGAAGGAGAAAATCGATCCGTATCTGCGGCCGATTTACGACGCCCTGGACGACATGATTCCGGCCGAAAAGCTGAAAACGTACATAGAAAATCGGACCATTGAAATTGCTCCGCTGGCCTACATGCGCGGACGGACGCTCAACAATGCTTTTATTTTGCTGGACGAAGCGCAGAACACGACGCCGATGCAGATGAAAATGTTTCTGACGCGGATGGGGCCGAACTCAAAAGCCATGATTACAGGCGACCGTTCGCAGATTGACTTGCCCAAAAACCAGCGTTCGGGTTTGATCGAGGCCGTTGATCTTTTGCGGGATATCAAAGGAATTGAGTGCGTTGTACTCGACGGCAGCGACGTGGTACGCCACCGATTGGTTAAAGAAATCATCACGGCGTATGAACGGGCTGAAAAATAA
- the dnaB gene encoding replicative DNA helicase: MENERPTNSNFRKTPYMGNRRSMSDGVNHMLTPTGLGKLPPQAVDLEEAVLGALMIEKDALSAVIDILKPESFYKEANQRIYNAIVTLFGNAEPVDMLTVTQQLRKNGEIEIVGGGGYITDLTTRVTSAANIEYHARVIAEASIKRALITVANEIQRDAYEDTTDVFNLLDRIEQSMFRISESNIRKNYADMGTIMRQALDELEQKKNMKDGLTGVPSGFSALDRLTSGWQRSELIILAARPGMGKTAFVVSALRNAAVDFGQAVAIFSLEMSSVQLVNRLISAEAEIDSEKIKKGNLAPHEWAQLHHKIQRLTEAPIFIDDTPALSILEMRAKCRRLKAQHDIQMVVIDYLQLMSGDTSGKMGGNREQEIASISRAMKNLAKELNVPVIALSQLSRAVETRGGDKKPQLSDLRESGSIEQDADMVIFLYRPEYYGITADENGNSVSGVGEVIIAKNRSGSLDTVQLRFVGKYTKFADLDSFFMPQQSPAPFSGPSAGFDPKLSGAQSFESQGGIVKSKANNLNSPNPGGGGFTNFGFVDPSQQETPF; the protein is encoded by the coding sequence ATGGAGAACGAACGTCCTACCAACTCTAATTTCCGGAAGACCCCTTACATGGGCAATCGGCGCAGTATGTCCGATGGTGTAAACCACATGCTCACGCCCACGGGTCTGGGAAAATTGCCACCGCAGGCCGTCGATCTGGAAGAGGCTGTGCTGGGCGCCCTGATGATCGAGAAAGATGCTCTTTCCGCCGTAATTGACATCCTAAAGCCGGAAAGTTTTTACAAAGAAGCCAATCAACGAATTTATAACGCCATCGTCACGCTGTTTGGCAACGCCGAACCGGTTGATATGCTGACGGTTACGCAGCAACTGCGTAAAAATGGCGAGATCGAAATAGTTGGCGGTGGCGGTTACATTACCGACCTCACGACCCGGGTAACCTCAGCGGCCAACATCGAATACCACGCCCGCGTCATCGCGGAAGCCTCCATCAAACGGGCGCTCATTACCGTGGCCAACGAAATCCAGCGGGACGCCTACGAGGACACTACCGACGTTTTTAACCTGCTCGACCGGATTGAACAGTCGATGTTCCGAATTTCGGAGTCCAACATCCGGAAGAACTACGCCGACATGGGCACCATCATGCGGCAGGCGCTGGACGAACTGGAGCAGAAGAAAAACATGAAGGATGGCCTGACGGGAGTTCCGTCCGGCTTCAGTGCCCTCGACCGGCTAACCTCCGGCTGGCAACGTTCGGAATTGATCATTCTGGCCGCCCGTCCCGGTATGGGTAAAACGGCCTTCGTCGTCAGCGCACTCCGCAATGCCGCCGTCGATTTCGGGCAGGCCGTCGCCATTTTCTCGCTCGAGATGTCGTCGGTGCAGCTGGTCAACCGGCTTATCTCGGCCGAAGCCGAAATTGACAGCGAAAAAATCAAGAAAGGAAACCTGGCCCCGCACGAGTGGGCGCAGCTCCACCATAAAATTCAGCGGCTGACCGAAGCCCCCATCTTTATCGACGACACCCCCGCCCTTTCGATTCTGGAAATGCGGGCCAAGTGCCGCCGGTTGAAAGCCCAGCACGACATTCAGATGGTCGTTATCGACTACCTCCAGCTCATGTCGGGCGATACCTCCGGGAAGATGGGTGGAAACCGGGAGCAGGAAATTGCCTCGATTTCTCGGGCGATGAAGAACCTCGCCAAAGAACTGAACGTGCCGGTAATCGCGCTCTCGCAGTTGAGCCGGGCCGTCGAAACCCGGGGTGGCGACAAGAAACCGCAACTCTCCGACCTTCGGGAATCCGGTTCTATCGAGCAGGATGCCGACATGGTAATCTTTTTGTACCGCCCAGAATACTACGGCATTACCGCCGATGAAAACGGCAACTCGGTTTCGGGCGTGGGTGAAGTGATTATTGCGAAAAACCGGAGTGGCTCGCTGGACACCGTTCAGCTGCGCTTCGTGGGCAAATACACCAAGTTTGCCGACCTGGACTCGTTCTTTATGCCGCAACAGTCACCGGCTCCGTTCAGCGGTCCGTCGGCGGGCTTTGATCCCAAGCTTTCCGGCGCCCAATCCTTCGAAAGTCAGGGCGGCATCGTCAAGAGCAAAGCCAACAACCTCAATTCGCCCAACCCGGGCGGGGGCGGCTTCACCAACTTCGGCTTCGTCGATCCCTCCCAACAGGAAACACCGTTTTGA
- the rlmD gene encoding 23S rRNA (uracil(1939)-C(5))-methyltransferase RlmD: protein MSGKTQKKTQRLQAVRIDDVAAEGKCLVRTEEGVIFVEGRLGGPVAAPGDVVDLRIVKQKKQYREAVVEKIHSYGPSRAEPFCPHFGTCGGCKWQHIRYDEQLRFKGQQAADHLSRIGKVQLPPVLPTLASAETRYYRNKLEFTCADGRWITEDEIRSGTSVDKRAVGFHIPKRFDKILPIVHCFLQPDPSNAIRLAVAAYAFEHGLTMYNLNTHVGFLRTVIIRTASTGQVMVNVQVAEDRPEELKGLMEMLKQTFPQITSLNYILNQKLNDSYQDQEVIPYWGKPYIEEQMDAGSGQPLTFRVGPKSFYQTNAGQAFELYKITREWAGLTGSERVYDLYTGTGTIALFVARQARQVLGIEYVESAVEDARVNASINGIQNAEFLAGDMGKILTPALFDQYGKPDVVITDPPRAGMDEAVTRNLLQAAPQRIVYVSCNTATQARDLAILDELYEVKAVQPVDMFPHTHHVENVVKLEKRN, encoded by the coding sequence ATGTCAGGAAAGACCCAAAAGAAGACACAACGGTTGCAAGCTGTTCGCATTGATGACGTTGCCGCCGAGGGAAAGTGTCTGGTTCGTACGGAAGAAGGAGTCATATTTGTAGAAGGTCGCCTGGGTGGGCCGGTAGCCGCGCCGGGCGACGTGGTCGATCTGCGGATTGTCAAACAGAAAAAGCAGTACCGGGAAGCCGTCGTTGAAAAAATACACAGTTACGGACCCAGCAGGGCCGAGCCGTTCTGCCCACACTTTGGCACCTGCGGAGGCTGCAAGTGGCAGCACATCCGGTACGACGAACAATTGCGTTTCAAGGGCCAGCAGGCCGCCGACCACCTGAGCCGCATCGGTAAGGTGCAGTTGCCGCCGGTACTGCCAACGCTGGCGTCCGCCGAGACCCGGTATTACCGCAACAAACTCGAATTTACCTGCGCCGACGGCCGCTGGATTACGGAAGATGAAATTCGTTCGGGTACATCGGTCGACAAACGGGCGGTTGGCTTCCACATTCCGAAGCGTTTTGATAAAATTTTACCCATTGTGCATTGTTTCCTCCAGCCCGACCCGTCGAACGCTATTCGGCTGGCGGTGGCAGCGTATGCTTTTGAGCACGGGCTGACGATGTACAACCTGAACACACACGTCGGTTTTCTGCGCACGGTGATTATTCGCACGGCATCGACGGGGCAGGTGATGGTGAACGTGCAGGTGGCCGAAGACCGTCCGGAAGAACTCAAGGGGCTGATGGAGATGTTGAAACAGACTTTCCCGCAGATTACCTCGCTGAATTACATCCTGAACCAAAAGCTGAACGACTCTTACCAGGATCAGGAAGTGATCCCGTATTGGGGCAAACCCTACATCGAGGAACAGATGGACGCAGGCAGCGGCCAACCCTTAACGTTTCGGGTGGGGCCGAAATCGTTCTACCAGACCAACGCCGGCCAGGCGTTCGAACTGTACAAGATTACGCGGGAATGGGCGGGACTGACGGGTTCGGAGCGGGTCTATGACCTGTATACCGGCACTGGCACCATTGCGTTGTTTGTGGCCCGCCAGGCCCGTCAGGTGCTCGGTATCGAGTACGTGGAGTCGGCGGTGGAAGATGCCCGCGTCAATGCTTCGATCAACGGCATTCAGAACGCGGAATTTCTGGCGGGAGATATGGGGAAAATCCTGACCCCGGCGCTGTTTGATCAGTACGGCAAACCGGATGTGGTGATTACTGACCCGCCCCGCGCCGGAATGGACGAAGCCGTCACCCGAAACCTGCTTCAGGCGGCTCCCCAGCGCATTGTGTACGTGAGTTGCAACACCGCCACGCAGGCCCGCGACCTGGCCATTCTGGATGAATTGTACGAAGTAAAAGCCGTGCAGCCCGTTGACATGTTTCCGCACACGCATCACGTCGAGAATGTCGTGAAGCTGGAAAAGAGGAATTAA